GGTTAGCTTTGAGTTCGTTCTGGCTGACCAGCCAGTCAAAAAAGCTACGTAGCGCAGAGAGGCGTAATGCGAGGCTTGCCGCGCCCAGCCCTTTACGGCGACTGCGTACTGCAAAATTGCGCACCATCGTCACATCACATTGCTGCCAGCTTTGCAGGCCGTTTTCGCTGGCAAAATTGATGATCGCCTCAAGCTGGCGCTGGTAGTTAAGCAGGGTTATCGGGCTAAGCTGACGCTCCACGCTCAGATAACGTAGATAGCGTTCTACATCGGTATGTAAATTGGTCATACGCGTTCAATCCAACGCTCCAGAAGCTCCGGCAACATCAGCGCAATTTCATCAAGTAACTGCGTTCCCTGACCTTGTTGATAGTGATTAGCATCGCGACTGGTGAACAGCACTACGCCTAAATCAGCATCGCTTCCCAGCATCGACATCGCCACCGATCCCACCGCTTTCGCTTCCGGTAGCACCACCAGCAACTCCGGCCCGTTAAGCGGCCCCAAATAATGCTGCTCCTGGCCCAGACGCTGAATACGCAACGGTTCGAAAGACTGACGACTTAATGCCAGATGAGTGTGGTTCGACGGCGCACCTAAGCGCCAGCGATCCGGAAACAGACGCACACTCGCGCCCGCCAAACCGAGATCGCGCGCCCAGCGGTGAAAGCGCATCAGCATATCGTCGAGACTGCCGGCGGCGGTGAGACTGCGCTGCAGGTAGAGTAAGCGATAAAACAGGCCTTCGTTGGCGATAGACTGTTCCATCAACAGCGACATGTTCTCTTCCAGAACATGAATATGGTTACGCGCGCGAGCCATATGCCATTCGACCAACGAAACGGTACCGCGTACCGGATGTGGCACACGTATCGCTTCTACTGCGCGCGCATTGCGGATAAAAAACTCAGGATTTTTAATCAGATAATCGACAACCGCCCGGTCATCAAGCTCCGTGAGTGTTTCCTGTAGTTCTTCCCCTGGTTGCTTCATAGATGAATAAATCCGTCGTAAACATGTACTGCCGGACCCGTCATATATAACGGATGACCCGGACCTTTCCAGGCGATATCAAGACGACCACCAGGGAGTTCCACACGTACTTCTTCGGCCAGCAAACCTTGCTGAATCCCTACCGCAACCGCCGCACACGCGCCGCTGCCGCAGGCCTGGGTTTCTCCTGCCCCACGCTCATAAACGCGTAAACGAATATGCTCGCGCTTAACCACTTGCATAAAACCGATATTGGCGCGCTCCGGAAAACGTTCGTGGCTTTCCAGAACAGGGCCAAGCGTTTCTACCGCCGCGGTATCGACATCATCGACCTGAATCACGCAGTGCGGATTTCCCATCGACACCACGCCACATAAGATTGTCTGCTCGGCGGCGCGCATAATATAGGTCTTTTCCGCTTTGTTAGCGCGAAACGGCACAGCGGAAGGTTCGAAGTTGGGCTCGCCCATATTTACGCGGACCAGATCATCATCGGTGACGGTCAGAACCATCCGCCCGTTGGCGGTGCTGACGCGGATATCGCGCTTATTGGTCAGCCCTTTCAGGCGTACAAAGCGGGCAAAGCAGCGTGCGCCGTTGCCGCACTGCGCCACTTCACTGCCATCAGCATTAAAAATGCGATAGTGAAAATCCAGTTCAGGATCGTACGGCGGCTCGACCACCAGTAGCTGATCAAAACCCACACCCAGGTGCCGATCCGCCAGGCGACGAATCAGTTCCGGCGAAAAAAAGACATTCTGCGTTACCGCGTCGACGACCATAAAATCGTTGCCAAGGCCATGCATTTTCGAGAACTGCATCATTTACTCCAATCACGCGGGTACAGAAACTGACTTTTAGTAATTCACCTGGGATGGACCATCGCCAGTGGCGCGGTCGTTTTTATCCGGCACCGTGGATTGCGTTTGCGTCTCTACCGGTTTGGTCGGTGGCGGCGCGTTTTTATCTGCAGGCGGGAAATAGAGCGGACCTTTCAGACCGCAGCCCGTCAGGCTGAAGAGAGTAAGTAATACAGTGAGTGCCTTAAACACGTTTTTCATTATGGATTGCCTGTAAAGTTCATCGCTTTCTGCTTTCTATCATCGCAGGAGAAGGCGTAAAAGCAAGCGTTTAGCGACTCTTTATGAAGTCTGAAAAGTGAGGAATTGCTGCGAGTATAACGCTTACACGTGGGGATTTATGTTTTGCTGGTGGTTTCGTGATCGGCACCTCGCGCCAGGATGGCTTTATGCACTATCGCAATGTGGTTTGTTTGTGGGCTTGTTCGTTGTTCTTATCGTCGGCATGGGGATGTCGGCTTGATGCGCCTGAACATAATATTTACCAGAAACAGGGAAAAGGCGTGGTGTACCTGCGCCCTTATAAAGAAACAAATCTTTCTCTACCTGACGTGAATTACAAAAGTTTGCGTCGTTTACCCAATTTATTAATAGACCCGACAACACTAGACGAATGGGATAAAGAACCGCCTCTGACCGATCTGACAACCGACTACCTCTATAAGGGCGCACAGGCCTGGTATCCTCATTATTCCTGGCATAGCGATGGTCGCTATATACTCTACGCGGGTGAAGTAGTGCAAAACCCGCCAGACAAACCTCCCGTCGATGTCGCCTCGTTCAAGGCATGGGGTGATTTTGCCGCAGATAAACACAGTCTCTATTTCGAAGGCAAGCGCACCGATGACAATGACGGAGAAAATAGTTTAGATATCAAAACGCTGCATCAGGTGGAATTCCGTCCCCCCTGGAAACCTGACTTACTGGGGCTGATATTACGTGACACTAACTTCTTGTATATCAATGGGCATCGCCTCGCAGATCCCGATAGTTTCCGTGTGCTGGCACAAAAGTCATGGGATCAGCGAGGAAAGTTTTCTACCGCGTTTAATCCCTGTGTGGCTACCCCATTTGGCCCCTGGGATACCCTTGCCCGAACATGGACCAAAATCCTGATCAACGGCGAACAACTGGATGCCGACCCGAACACCTTTTCCGTCGTACGCTGGATGCCCGGCTCACTCTTGACCTGGCGTGATAAAAACGGGCTGCAGCGTAAAGTGCTGAATCAGGGAAATCTGGACAAAGATAGGGCAAATAGCTGCGCAGCGTTCAATTTACAGGAACACTACGTTTCATGGCGTAAAGGGCCAGAATGCCAGCAAGAAGTCCTACCCGGCCTCGATCCAGAACAATTTCACCCTCTTAGTAATACCGTTGCTCAGTATCAGGACAAGCTGTACACCATTAATAAGACAGAATTTGGCGAAAATAGGCTGGATATCGTCACGCTGGATAATCCTGGTTTGGTGATAGATAAACGCTTTAACGCGGGAAGAACTCACGGCTATTTATTGACCAAATTACCAGCTGATGGTGAAGAAGAAGATGGTCTCCAGGTATTCGAGTCTTCCGGGCCGCTTATCCTGATGGATTATCGTGTTCCCGATGAGCACGAGGCTCACCTTGGCGATAGCCCCCATTATAAGAAATGGTATGCGCACGACGATCGTTATGTTTACGCATTCGATGGCTCGCAGCTGTGGCGCTACCCAACACCCAACACCAAAGCCGTGCGGGTAACATGGAAAACCGAACATTCAGGTTATGGCTACTGGGCAGACTACCGTAGTGGAAAGTTGGACGGCAGACTTCTTGAGGATGGTGCGTTTATTCCAACGGGAATCCCCTATAACTCATCCGTTAACATTGCTCAATATTCTAATGGCGAAAGCTCTTTTCTCGTAGGCGAAACCGATGTTAGCTGGCGTAAGCTTCGCTCTACAGACCAGCAATGGAGTCAATGGGAGAAACTCCCCGATATTGACCCAAAAGCATTTCATCCCATCACCGATCGTGTCGCACAGTACAAAAATCATCTGTACATTGCGAAATTGTCTCCTTTCGGTGAGGACACACTGGAAATCATAACGCTCGACTCTTCTGCACCTTTCCTGAAACAACGAATTAACGCCGGGAAAAACCATGGCTACTTTATGCGATCTTCCCGATTACGCGACGATATTCAAATCTTTGCCATTGATGGACCATTGAAGACCACCGAACGCTTCGCTTATGACAATCACTATGTTTATACCTGGATCGGCAGCCAACTTTATCGAACCGTATCGCCCTGCCCGGCAAAGACACGTAATCTGGATCAGAACATGTTTTCATCCAATGATGACATCATCATCTTGAAGACGGAGGAAGAGTGCCGCAAAACACCAGACATTGAGCAAACTTTGAAGCCCTGACCCCATGCCGCTATACTGCCGCCATCACTTAAAAACAGGATACAACAATGAACGACAGTGAATTTCATCGCCTGGCTGACCAACTGTGGCTAACCATTGAAGAGCATCTGGACGACTGGGATGGCGACAGCGATATCGACTGCGAAATCAACGGTGGCGTGCTGACCATTACCTTTGAAAACGGCAGCAAAATCATTATTAACCGTCAGGAACCGCTGCACCAGGTATGGCTGGCAACCAAGCAGGGCGGCTACCATTTTGATCTGAAAGGCGATGAGTGGATTTGCGACCGTAGCGGCGAAACCTTCTGGGATTTGCTGGAGCAGGCGGCGACGCAGCAGGCGGGGGAAGCAGTCAGTTTCCGTTAAAATTGCATGCCGGATAAGCCTCGCTTTCCGGCACACGCATCACGAGAAATACTGCTGTAACTGCGGCGTATCGTTGTCCTGATTGGCAGGCGGCATGTTGCCGATAGATTTGGTGCGGAACGGAATGACCTGTTCGCGACCATCGACCTTCACAATCTGATAGAACTGCGGCAGGTTGAAGTTGATGAAGCTTGAGCCGTAGGTAAAACGGTCGTGCGATGACGAGTAAAAGCGACTGACGTCACGCACCAGCTCCTCTTTGCTACCTTCGCAGTGGTGATACACCTCAACCCGGTTGCTTTCGTCGAGAATGTAGATATTAAAGCCATTCTCGTCTTGCGTTTCTTCGAAGAAGAATTGGATGATCCCTTCGCTGGCAAAGCCGTCCACCACCGCCGGTAATTTGACGTGATTGGTTTCAACCTGCACTGACAAGCCGTGCAGTTTGTTATGCGAAATAGCGCCATAAAACTCGATGGCATTTTCCAGTTTCTGTACCGATACATTCAGGCGTTCGAAGAACAAGCCCCAGGTTTGACCAGAAACGCGCAGCGCCTTGAAACGTCCGGTTTCCTGGCGGGTGCTGGAAAGACGCAGTTCAATACACTCAGAAACCAGTTGCTGCACGCGAGTACGGATTAAGCCGCGCAGATGCTGGCTATAACAGAAGACTTCCACGCTATCTGGCGGTGCGGCGTCCTGATGCATTTTGCCGAGAATGGTTTTCAGGGCTTCAATCATCGACTGCTCACCGTTGAAGTGCAGCGTACGCACTTCGTTCCACGAGTTGCGGTACAGCAGGTCAACGCTACCTACCAGGCAATTTTGATTCTCGCCAAAGCTGAAGACGTCCAGCTTACGGAAATCAAAATGCACCACCTGATTGCGGAACGCTGCTGTCGGGTCATACTCCAGGTTAACGATAATCGCCAGATGGCGGATCTCACAAGGGCTATAGAGCGCCTTCGGTGTCGGTGCAGGTAAGCGCAGCGGGAAATGGTGCGACACATCAGCGACCATTTCCTGCAACTTCGGCAAGTCGACAACGCCGTTGCCTTTAATGTACAAACGGGTGCGCGAGGTCAGCAAGCCGTTAAACCATGCCCACGCCACCAGCTTATTCAGGTAACGGTTATATTCCAGCGGCTGATGGCTGATGATCGACTCAATATTTGGCGCGCGGTTATACAGATACCAACCTGAACGGTTAGCACGGCCCGGCGGTACATAAATAAAGGTCAGATTCGGTTCCGAGAGATCAGGTGAAATCTGCGGGTTCACCAGCGTCACTTTACCCGGTAATGCTTCAAACGCGGCGTACAGTTTACGCGTCAGCACGCCGATATCCTGCGGGCTGGCAGAGACGCTAAGGTTATTGCGGCGCGCAAAGCGGATCAGATTACGGTAGCTCTGCATCATTGCGTCGAGCAACTCGTTGTGCGCCTCACGCACCTGATCTATCTTCCAGTTAGCGCGGTTATCGAGCATTGCCAGACGAGCATCGTCCCATTCCCACTCTTTCACCAACTGGCTTAACACTTCACGACGCCAGCCTACGCAGGCGCGTTCACGGCTGAGTTTTTCGCACACTTTTAAATAGAAGCAGCGGCGTACTAAATCCAGACGGGTGAAATCTTCAATCGCTGTCAGGTATTCAGTAACACGCTCCAGCATCATGCAGTACGGATCGAGGCCAAATGACACTATCTCGCCGTCGTGCAAACGCTGTTTGATATCTTTCGCCAGCAGGCGTGGATTCGGATATTCCCAGGAATAGGCTTCCAGCAGCAGTGTCTTCAGCACCGCTTTATACGGGGAATCGATACTTTTGTAGAGTTGCCAAAGGCTGGCACCAAAGTATTCTTCAGCGGAAAGCGAGCTTAATCCGCCAAGATCCAGCCATTCATTTGGCGTCAGCACGCCCTGCGCGTAGAGCGTCATTACGTAGTCATCGTAATGCTCTTCTTCGTCGCAAGGCACCATATTCCACAGAATACGCTTACCGGCGAGACGCACGGCGGTACGGTAAAATTCATCAAGTAGCAGTATATGCTGGGTGGAGCCGCAATCTTCGCCCCCCAGACTGCCACTCTCGTTGTGGCGGAAACGGTTTTCATCAATCAGGAAGAAGCTAACTTCCACCCCCAGCGAGGCGGCCCAGCTTTCCAGCAGGCTACATTTACGTTGTAGTAATTGGCGCTCTTCGCTATCGAGCCAGGATTGATGACAGACCCAGATATCCAGGTCAGAGGAACAACTTTGCCCTACGGACGAAGTACTGCCCATGGTGTATACACCAGTAATCGGAAGCTCGCCTTTCGGCGGGTCCTGTACTGACATTCCACGATACAGTTCAAGTTCGTTCAGGTAGTGGCGTTGGGTTTCATCAGGCGTGTAAAGGCAAATGCCTTTGGGAACGTTACCATCCAGGTAACCCGGCATTAGCGGATGGTGATAGTGCAACAATGTCGGCAGCAGACTGTAAACCTGTTGGAATGCAGGCCCCATGGCAGCAAGCGCGCGATCCACGCGCAATTGATTTATGGCATCCAGTCTCTGTTTCAGAGTCTCAATATAGAGGTACAAGACGTATCGCCTGATTTGCTACCCGTCATGTCTGTGATTCCGGCAACATCAACGGAAACACGCGGCATTCGGGATATTTCGTATGTCAAAGGTAACTGTTACCACTTTCCGCGCCTGGTTTTTTTAGTTTCACGACGAAAAAATGGTCTAAAACGTGATCAATTTAACACCTTGCTGATTGACCGTAAAGAAAGATGCGCTACATACAAGTGTAGCACCGTTTATTCTCTGTAAATTCCTTATTACGACGGCTTGAAACGCCTGTCAGGATTCCATTTACGTTTTGCATTAACGTCAACGTTTCACCACAACACTGACATCGCTCCAGCAAGGATGTTAGGATGGACCACGGATGATAATGACGGTAACAAGCATGTTAGACAATGTTTTAAGAATTGCCACACGCCAAAGCCCACTTGCACTCTGGCAGGCACACTATGTCAAAGACAAGTTGATGGCGAGCCATCCGGGATTAGTCGTTGAACTAGTACCGATGGTGACGCGCGGCGATGTAATTCTTGATACGCCGCTGGCGAAAGTAGGCGGAAAAGGCTTATTTGTTAAAGAGCTGGAAGTCGCGCTTCTGGAAAACCGCGCCGATATCGCCGTACATTCGATGAAAGATGTGCCGGTTGAATTCCCGCAAGGTCTGGGGCTGGTCACCATTTGCGAACGCGAGGATCCGCGTGATGCCTTTGTGTCCAATAATTATGACAGTCTGGATGCGTTACCGGCTGGCAGTATCGTCGGGACTTCCAGCTTACGTCGCCAGTGCCAACTGGCGGAACGCCGCCCGGACCTGATTATCCGCTCTCTGCGTGGGAACGTTGGTACACGCCTTAGCAAGCTGGATAACGGCGAATACGATGCCATTATTCTTGCCGTGGCTGGATTAA
The DNA window shown above is from Escherichia sp. E4742 and carries:
- a CDS encoding DUF484 domain-containing protein: MKQPGEELQETLTELDDRAVVDYLIKNPEFFIRNARAVEAIRVPHPVRGTVSLVEWHMARARNHIHVLEENMSLLMEQSIANEGLFYRLLYLQRSLTAAGSLDDMLMRFHRWARDLGLAGASVRLFPDRWRLGAPSNHTHLALSRQSFEPLRIQRLGQEQHYLGPLNGPELLVVLPEAKAVGSVAMSMLGSDADLGVVLFTSRDANHYQQGQGTQLLDEIALMLPELLERWIERV
- the dapF gene encoding diaminopimelate epimerase, with amino-acid sequence MQFSKMHGLGNDFMVVDAVTQNVFFSPELIRRLADRHLGVGFDQLLVVEPPYDPELDFHYRIFNADGSEVAQCGNGARCFARFVRLKGLTNKRDIRVSTANGRMVLTVTDDDLVRVNMGEPNFEPSAVPFRANKAEKTYIMRAAEQTILCGVVSMGNPHCVIQVDDVDTAAVETLGPVLESHERFPERANIGFMQVVKREHIRLRVYERGAGETQACGSGACAAVAVGIQQGLLAEEVRVELPGGRLDIAWKGPGHPLYMTGPAVHVYDGFIHL
- the lptM gene encoding LPS translocon maturation chaperone LptM, with the protein product MKNVFKALTVLLTLFSLTGCGLKGPLYFPPADKNAPPPTKPVETQTQSTVPDKNDRATGDGPSQVNY
- the cyaY gene encoding iron donor protein CyaY, with translation MNDSEFHRLADQLWLTIEEHLDDWDGDSDIDCEINGGVLTITFENGSKIIINRQEPLHQVWLATKQGGYHFDLKGDEWICDRSGETFWDLLEQAATQQAGEAVSFR
- the cyaA gene encoding class I adenylate cyclase, which produces MYLYIETLKQRLDAINQLRVDRALAAMGPAFQQVYSLLPTLLHYHHPLMPGYLDGNVPKGICLYTPDETQRHYLNELELYRGMSVQDPPKGELPITGVYTMGSTSSVGQSCSSDLDIWVCHQSWLDSEERQLLQRKCSLLESWAASLGVEVSFFLIDENRFRHNESGSLGGEDCGSTQHILLLDEFYRTAVRLAGKRILWNMVPCDEEEHYDDYVMTLYAQGVLTPNEWLDLGGLSSLSAEEYFGASLWQLYKSIDSPYKAVLKTLLLEAYSWEYPNPRLLAKDIKQRLHDGEIVSFGLDPYCMMLERVTEYLTAIEDFTRLDLVRRCFYLKVCEKLSRERACVGWRREVLSQLVKEWEWDDARLAMLDNRANWKIDQVREAHNELLDAMMQSYRNLIRFARRNNLSVSASPQDIGVLTRKLYAAFEALPGKVTLVNPQISPDLSEPNLTFIYVPPGRANRSGWYLYNRAPNIESIISHQPLEYNRYLNKLVAWAWFNGLLTSRTRLYIKGNGVVDLPKLQEMVADVSHHFPLRLPAPTPKALYSPCEIRHLAIIVNLEYDPTAAFRNQVVHFDFRKLDVFSFGENQNCLVGSVDLLYRNSWNEVRTLHFNGEQSMIEALKTILGKMHQDAAPPDSVEVFCYSQHLRGLIRTRVQQLVSECIELRLSSTRQETGRFKALRVSGQTWGLFFERLNVSVQKLENAIEFYGAISHNKLHGLSVQVETNHVKLPAVVDGFASEGIIQFFFEETQDENGFNIYILDESNRVEVYHHCEGSKEELVRDVSRFYSSSHDRFTYGSSFINFNLPQFYQIVKVDGREQVIPFRTKSIGNMPPANQDNDTPQLQQYFS
- the hemC gene encoding hydroxymethylbilane synthase, with the protein product MLDNVLRIATRQSPLALWQAHYVKDKLMASHPGLVVELVPMVTRGDVILDTPLAKVGGKGLFVKELEVALLENRADIAVHSMKDVPVEFPQGLGLVTICEREDPRDAFVSNNYDSLDALPAGSIVGTSSLRRQCQLAERRPDLIIRSLRGNVGTRLSKLDNGEYDAIILAVAGLKRLGLESRIRAALPPEISLPAVGQGAVGIECRLNDTRTRELLAALNHHETALRVTAERAMNTRLEGGCQVPIGSYAELVDGKIWLRALVGAPDGSQIIRGERRGAPQDAEQMGISLAEELLNNGAREILAEVYNGDAPA